In a genomic window of beta proteobacterium MWH-UniP1:
- a CDS encoding RNA pyrophosphohydrolase — MLDEHGYRPNVGIILINAKRQVFWGKRVREHSWQFPQGGIKSGEDPEQAMYRELEEETGLKPHHVEVIGRTQDWLHYDVPDRWVRREWRGHYRGQKQIWFLLRMLGQDSDVTLKCDFEKPEFDAWRWNDFWVPLDSVIEFKRNVYKSALDELSRYIFSEDELVRIHRLATETFTQAVDQAVHASLSIANAMMGGASSIATSPANADAKQSARATDDSIK; from the coding sequence ATGCTTGACGAACACGGCTACCGACCCAATGTCGGCATTATTCTGATCAACGCCAAGCGCCAGGTCTTCTGGGGCAAGCGGGTCCGTGAGCATTCCTGGCAGTTTCCCCAGGGTGGCATCAAGTCCGGGGAAGACCCCGAGCAGGCCATGTACCGGGAGCTTGAGGAAGAGACCGGCCTAAAGCCCCACCATGTCGAAGTCATTGGCCGCACGCAAGACTGGCTTCACTACGATGTGCCTGACCGCTGGGTGCGCCGCGAATGGCGTGGCCATTATCGGGGCCAAAAACAGATCTGGTTTTTGCTGCGTATGCTGGGCCAAGATTCGGATGTCACCCTGAAATGTGATTTTGAAAAGCCGGAGTTCGATGCCTGGCGCTGGAATGATTTCTGGGTGCCCCTGGACTCTGTGATCGAATTCAAGCGCAACGTCTATAAATCTGCCTTAGATGAGCTTTCCAGGTACATCTTTTCGGAAGACGAACTGGTGCGGATCCACCGACTGGCAACCGAGACCTTTACCCAGGCAGTGGATCAGGCTGTTCACGCCAGCCTGTCGATCGCCAATGCCATGATGGGTGGTGCTAGTTCGATTGCCACATCGCCCGCAAACGCTGACGCCAAGCAATCTGCTAGAGCGACGGACGACTCAATAAAATAA